The following coding sequences lie in one Mercenaria mercenaria strain notata chromosome 5, MADL_Memer_1, whole genome shotgun sequence genomic window:
- the LOC123557536 gene encoding uncharacterized protein LOC123557536 isoform X1 — translation MAILKTFLCICNTRTGSLVSGCYTLAISLVCLVYFLFRYVGHKLVEDSAEYKGIIYVGFVLYGFMIVSSLVIIPGVQLDKRYLLLPWIYIVILVVLYDTGSVALLTTVHMEREKTLHVWEIVWLFFYLFRLAANCYCFTCVVSQYQELSDGRGTYDFLYKPRRRARLRSGGLFDIDTFDLPFGVHLPPYTEEDSTEHSPPSYNQIYPYAEENSSGESTNACNLDNEQNCICQICTQNYMETNAQNCQCQSCTQNYSIISASTQNFVQNCANSSCADGCDCCSISPHCEYCTCSQEAANNAYVDIEICRDQNYSSSPVTNANSLDNSVRSSRTHCGVLSYPIIIKNGDRTINMNSNRNGVLSGNISYGQCEGVAGSAPVTRHPRSGRNCYEVTVNLEWI, via the exons gcAATATCGCTGGTATGTCTTGTCTACTTTCTGTTCCGGTATGTCGGTCACAAGCTTGTGGAAGATTCAGCTG agtataAAGGGATCATCTATGTAGGATTTGTTCTGTATGGATTCATGATTGTATCTTCTCTAGTCATCATCCCTGGGGTACAGTTG GACAAACGTTACTTGTTGTTACCCTGGATCTACATTGTGATATTGGTTGTGTTATATGACACGGGCTCTGTAGCTTTACTCACCACTGTACATATGGAACGAGAAAAG ACGCTACATGTTTGGGAGATTGTCTGGTTGTTTTTCTACTTGTTCCGTCTGGCAGCAAAT TGTTACTGTTTCACGTGTGTGGTGTCGCAGTATCAGGAGCTGTCAGATGGTCGAGGAACGTACGATTTTCTTTATAAACCA CGCCGAAGAGCAAGATTAAGAAGTGGCGGACTGTTTGATATTGACACATTTGATTTACCATTTGGTGTTCATTTACCACCCTATACAGAAGAAGATTCCACAGAACATAGTCCACCCTCTTACAATCAAATATATCCTTACGCAGAAGAAAATAGTTCTGGAGAATCTACAAATGCTTGTAATTTAGATAATGaacaaaactgtatatgtcaaaTTTGTACACAAAATTACATGGAAACAAACGCACAGAATTGCCAGTGTCaatcatgtacacaaaattacTCCATTATAAGTGCTTCTACgcaaaattttgttcaaaattgtgCAAATAGTTCCTGCGCTGACGGCTGTGACTGTTGCAGTATTTCTCCGCACTGCGAATATTGCACGTGCTCACAGGAGGCTGCAAATAATGCTTACGTTGATATCGAAATTTGTCGTGACCAAAATTACAGCAGTTCACCTGTGACCAACGCAAACTCGTTAGACAATAGTGTTAGATCGAGTCGAACCCATTGTGGAGTTCTAAGTTACCCaattataattaaaaatggaGACAGAACGATAAACATGAATTCCAACAGAAATGGTGTACTTTCAGGAAATATATCATATGGACAATGTGAGGGAGTCGCAGGCTCGGCACCTGTTACAAGACATCCAAGATCGGGGAGAAATTGTTATGAAGTCACAGTAAATTTAGAATGGATCTGA
- the LOC123557538 gene encoding C-type lectin domain family 10 member A-like — MAFWSSCKLLLLLFADVCANAVRDQHKIKDFLRLHQLEKEQRFAETPVYTHCPNGYVRHDDSCYVLAHATVTWPDALVYCEAYGGHLAYIESEREQHFLEGL, encoded by the exons atggcgTTTTGGTCTTCCTGTAAGTTACTCCTTTTACTTTTCGCTGACGTTTGCGCTAACGCAGTTAGAGACCAGCATAAAATTAAAGATTTTCTGAGATTACATCAACTGGAAAAAG AGCAACGCTTTGCTGAAACACCGGTATACACTCATTGTCCTAATGGTTACGTACGCCATGATGACTCTTGCTACGTACTGGCACATGCTACTGTCACCTGGCCAGACGCTTTG GTATATTGTGAGGCGTACGGTGGCCACCTTGCCTACATAGAGTCAGAAAGGGAGCAGCACTTTCTCGAAGGGTTGTGA
- the LOC123557536 gene encoding uncharacterized protein LOC123557536 isoform X2 yields the protein MIVSSLVIIPGVQLDKRYLLLPWIYIVILVVLYDTGSVALLTTVHMEREKTLHVWEIVWLFFYLFRLAANCYCFTCVVSQYQELSDGRGTYDFLYKPRRRARLRSGGLFDIDTFDLPFGVHLPPYTEEDSTEHSPPSYNQIYPYAEENSSGESTNACNLDNEQNCICQICTQNYMETNAQNCQCQSCTQNYSIISASTQNFVQNCANSSCADGCDCCSISPHCEYCTCSQEAANNAYVDIEICRDQNYSSSPVTNANSLDNSVRSSRTHCGVLSYPIIIKNGDRTINMNSNRNGVLSGNISYGQCEGVAGSAPVTRHPRSGRNCYEVTVNLEWI from the exons ATGATTGTATCTTCTCTAGTCATCATCCCTGGGGTACAATTG GACAAACGTTACTTGTTGTTACCCTGGATCTACATTGTGATATTGGTTGTGTTATATGACACGGGCTCTGTAGCTTTACTCACCACTGTACATATGGAACGAGAAAAG ACGCTACATGTTTGGGAGATTGTCTGGTTGTTTTTCTACTTGTTCCGTCTGGCAGCAAAT TGTTACTGTTTCACGTGTGTGGTGTCGCAGTATCAGGAGCTGTCAGATGGTCGAGGAACGTACGATTTTCTTTATAAACCA CGCCGAAGAGCAAGATTAAGAAGTGGCGGACTGTTTGATATTGACACATTTGATTTACCATTTGGTGTTCATTTACCACCCTATACAGAAGAAGATTCCACAGAACATAGTCCACCCTCTTACAATCAAATATATCCTTACGCAGAAGAAAATAGTTCTGGAGAATCTACAAATGCTTGTAATTTAGATAATGaacaaaactgtatatgtcaaaTTTGTACACAAAATTACATGGAAACAAACGCACAGAATTGCCAGTGTCaatcatgtacacaaaattacTCCATTATAAGTGCTTCTACgcaaaattttgttcaaaattgtgCAAATAGTTCCTGCGCTGACGGCTGTGACTGTTGCAGTATTTCTCCGCACTGCGAATATTGCACGTGCTCACAGGAGGCTGCAAATAATGCTTACGTTGATATCGAAATTTGTCGTGACCAAAATTACAGCAGTTCACCTGTGACCAACGCAAACTCGTTAGACAATAGTGTTAGATCGAGTCGAACCCATTGTGGAGTTCTAAGTTACCCaattataattaaaaatggaGACAGAACGATAAACATGAATTCCAACAGAAATGGTGTACTTTCAGGAAATATATCATATGGACAATGTGAGGGAGTCGCAGGCTCGGCACCTGTTACAAGACATCCAAGATCGGGGAGAAATTGTTATGAAGTCACAGTAAATTTAGAATGGATCTGA